The following proteins are co-located in the Desulfatitalea tepidiphila genome:
- a CDS encoding YceD family protein, with product MKIEVQHIPSQGTRLSYLKPARAFPVIKEMEEHGECLFNTPIAIELDVLRERELIRVDGVVSATVRLACSRCLETYDHDLRHRFRLRFSRQIPTDVHSGGKDEVELTAEQIGLIFFREDTIELKDAIQEQIVLSIPYKPLCSESCKGLCPQCGADLNQGPCGCPAQRAGNPFEVLKNRQWPT from the coding sequence ATGAAAATCGAGGTTCAACATATCCCTTCCCAGGGGACAAGACTGTCCTATCTCAAGCCGGCCAGAGCGTTCCCGGTGATCAAGGAGATGGAAGAGCACGGGGAGTGCCTCTTCAACACCCCCATCGCCATAGAGTTGGACGTGCTGCGCGAGCGGGAATTGATCCGGGTGGACGGCGTGGTGTCGGCCACGGTGCGGCTGGCGTGCAGTCGCTGCCTGGAAACCTACGACCATGACCTTCGGCATCGATTTCGATTGCGTTTTTCACGCCAAATCCCAACGGACGTGCATTCGGGAGGAAAAGACGAGGTGGAGCTGACCGCCGAGCAGATTGGGCTGATTTTTTTCAGGGAGGATACCATCGAGCTCAAGGATGCGATCCAGGAGCAAATCGTTCTTTCCATCCCTTACAAGCCATTGTGCAGCGAGTCATGCAAGGGCCTGTGCCCCCAATGCGGTGCGGATTTGAATCAAGGACCTTGCGGGTGTCCAGCCCAACGTGCCGGCAACCCGTTTGAAGTGTTGAAGAATCGTCAGTGGCCGACCTGA
- a CDS encoding sulfite exporter TauE/SafE family protein codes for MSANANLILMALFGILVGIGASFSGLGGGFLMVPLLLFMGYAAQKAVGTSFLAILVISISALLAHNKLANVDYRAGILLGLGGIIGAQIGARLVEHVTTANFKRIFAVILVGLAAYMFFKK; via the coding sequence ATGAGTGCGAATGCAAATCTGATCCTGATGGCGTTGTTCGGCATACTGGTGGGGATCGGCGCCTCCTTTTCGGGGCTGGGGGGCGGCTTCCTGATGGTTCCCCTTCTGCTGTTCATGGGATACGCGGCTCAAAAAGCGGTAGGCACCTCTTTTCTGGCCATTCTGGTGATCTCCATCTCCGCGTTGCTGGCACACAACAAACTGGCCAATGTCGACTACCGGGCCGGGATTCTCCTGGGACTAGGCGGCATCATCGGTGCCCAGATCGGCGCGCGGCTGGTGGAACACGTCACAACGGCCAACTTCAAAAGGATTTTCGCCGTCATCCTGGTGGGATTGGCTGCCTACATGTTTTTCAAGAAGTGA
- a CDS encoding DnaJ domain-containing protein, whose amino-acid sequence MYLARVKKQGKTHYLIRHSYPEDGRMKSRDLFDLGPDPSRYIVYVGGNGYYYDEALQDALENAGMAVDSEDLDRILFDFIEPHIQRVIIGFDRSRRQTRPPAALNSSQTPPKPIHLFDKRRYHYLRFGHSEQRHIHRVPEKVFRPLHARSRDELEQYFLAEERTLRTHQRALYVSVIFELKRFVPDEAPDQPLIEQMDAFFISRLCRLNADAAFWIDTPEPNGLREDLVKYAIMYFDYQVPHTSPWQAYVEDFIRRHRVYHPPRSVQIKVEEAGRLFGMPWKELKTIDQASLTRLYRKLALKFHPDQGGDPEVFRKLSHYYQVLSKKRR is encoded by the coding sequence ATGTACCTTGCCCGAGTCAAAAAGCAGGGGAAGACCCATTACCTGATCCGCCACTCCTATCCCGAAGATGGCCGGATGAAAAGTCGCGACCTGTTCGACCTGGGACCGGACCCTTCGCGCTATATCGTCTACGTGGGCGGCAACGGCTACTATTATGATGAAGCCTTGCAAGACGCCCTTGAAAATGCCGGCATGGCGGTCGACTCCGAAGACCTGGACAGGATTTTGTTCGACTTTATCGAGCCCCACATCCAGCGGGTCATCATCGGGTTCGATCGCAGCCGCCGGCAGACACGTCCACCGGCGGCCCTGAACTCTTCCCAGACCCCGCCGAAACCGATCCATCTGTTCGACAAGCGCCGCTACCACTACCTGCGGTTCGGGCACAGCGAACAGCGCCACATCCACCGCGTGCCGGAAAAGGTCTTCCGGCCGCTGCACGCCAGATCCCGGGACGAGTTGGAACAGTACTTTCTGGCCGAGGAGCGCACCCTTCGAACCCACCAGCGCGCCCTTTACGTTTCGGTAATATTCGAACTGAAACGGTTCGTCCCCGACGAGGCGCCGGACCAGCCCCTGATAGAACAGATGGACGCCTTTTTTATTTCCCGTCTCTGCCGCTTGAACGCCGACGCGGCGTTCTGGATCGACACACCGGAACCCAACGGCCTGCGCGAGGACCTGGTCAAGTACGCCATCATGTATTTCGATTACCAGGTCCCCCACACATCGCCCTGGCAGGCCTATGTGGAGGACTTCATCCGCCGTCACCGGGTCTATCATCCGCCACGCAGCGTGCAGATCAAGGTCGAAGAGGCCGGCCGCTTGTTCGGTATGCCCTGGAAGGAGCTGAAAACCATTGACCAGGCGTCGTTGACGCGCCTGTACCGCAAGCTGGCGCTCAAATTCCATCCGGATCAGGGCGGCGACCCGGAAGTGTTCCGCAAGTTGAGCCACTATTACCAGGTCCTGTCCAAAAAACGGCGTTGA
- a CDS encoding metal-dependent transcriptional regulator has protein sequence MSTRDDLSDSLENYLEAILELEETQKVARAKEIADRLQIQRGSVTGGLKALSEKGYINYQPYSYITLTAKGKRIARDIAHRHAVIKEFLLKVLQIDPLTAETSACKMEHAIDPKTIERLVCFIEYIFTCPRAGQDWIQSFLNYCAGGNRRQNNCDECIEALRKSLSNPE, from the coding sequence ATGTCCACCCGCGACGATCTTTCCGATAGCCTGGAAAACTACCTCGAGGCAATCCTTGAACTCGAAGAGACCCAGAAAGTCGCCAGAGCCAAAGAGATTGCCGATCGATTGCAAATCCAAAGGGGCTCGGTCACCGGCGGTCTGAAGGCCCTCTCGGAAAAAGGGTACATCAACTACCAGCCCTACAGTTACATTACCCTGACGGCCAAGGGAAAGCGCATCGCCCGCGACATCGCCCATCGTCATGCAGTGATCAAGGAGTTCCTGTTGAAGGTGCTTCAAATCGACCCGCTGACGGCTGAAACCTCGGCCTGCAAGATGGAGCATGCCATCGATCCCAAGACCATCGAACGTTTGGTCTGCTTCATCGAATATATTTTTACCTGTCCACGGGCGGGTCAAGATTGGATTCAATCTTTTCTGAACTACTGCGCCGGTGGCAATCGACGACAGAACAACTGCGACGAGTGCATCGAAGCGCTCAGGAAAAGCCTTTCCAACCCGGAGTGA
- a CDS encoding FeoA family protein, which translates to MRSKQSGTIAAITAAGELGRRIRDMGLVPGTRITVQGRAPLYDPVALRLMGFTLTLRNSEADYIDVEVDD; encoded by the coding sequence ATGAGATCCAAACAGTCCGGGACCATCGCCGCCATCACCGCGGCCGGTGAATTGGGGCGCCGCATTCGCGACATGGGCCTGGTGCCGGGCACCCGCATCACCGTCCAGGGTCGGGCGCCCCTGTATGACCCGGTGGCCTTGCGCTTGATGGGATTCACCTTAACCTTACGGAACAGCGAAGCCGATTATATCGATGTGGAGGTAGACGATTAA